A genome region from Flavobacterium sp. CFS9 includes the following:
- a CDS encoding glycosyltransferase family 2 protein, whose amino-acid sequence MKYYIVIPAHNEQDLIGLTLQSLVSQTVLPSKVVVVNDNSTDRTEEIVLDFAKDNPYISVINKTSDAIHMPGSKVIQAFQKGFETLDSDYDIMVKIDGDLIFPSNYFETIIEHFQSDPKVGMAGGFCYIEKNGDWVLENLTDKDHIRGALKAYRKETFQQIGGLKPAMGWDTVDELLCKYYGWKIVTDASLHVKHLKPTGANYNKTARYKQGEAFYTLGYGFWITAIASAKLAMMKKKPFLFLDYIRGFWKAKKAKTPLLVTPEQAKFIRNYRLQKMKEKLI is encoded by the coding sequence ATGAAATATTATATCGTCATTCCCGCACACAACGAGCAGGACCTTATTGGTCTGACGCTGCAATCTTTGGTTTCACAAACTGTTTTACCATCAAAAGTTGTTGTGGTAAATGACAATTCAACAGATCGAACAGAAGAGATCGTACTGGATTTTGCAAAGGACAATCCTTATATTTCCGTAATAAACAAAACATCAGATGCGATTCATATGCCGGGGAGCAAAGTGATTCAGGCTTTTCAGAAAGGTTTTGAAACTTTGGATTCGGACTATGATATTATGGTAAAAATAGACGGTGATCTTATTTTTCCTTCCAATTACTTCGAAACGATTATCGAACATTTTCAGTCTGATCCAAAAGTCGGAATGGCGGGAGGTTTCTGTTACATTGAAAAAAATGGAGACTGGGTTTTAGAAAACCTTACCGATAAAGATCATATTCGTGGAGCATTAAAAGCCTACCGCAAAGAAACTTTTCAGCAAATTGGAGGCTTAAAACCTGCTATGGGCTGGGATACTGTAGACGAACTGCTTTGTAAATATTACGGATGGAAGATTGTCACTGACGCTTCATTACACGTAAAACATCTCAAACCAACAGGGGCTAACTACAACAAAACGGCCCGATACAAACAAGGTGAAGCTTTTTATACTTTAGGATACGGTTTCTGGATTACTGCAATTGCATCGGCTAAACTGGCCATGATGAAGAAAAAACCATTCCTCTTTTTGGATTATATCCGTGGATTCTGGAAAGCAAAAAAAGCAAAAACACCATTACTCGTTACTCCGGAACAAGCTAAATTTATTAGGAATTATCGTTTGCAGAAAATGAAAGAAAAGTTAATTTGA
- a CDS encoding ABC transporter permease, whose protein sequence is MMLIRYLSQVGKYFLMLKEIFNKQTKWPVMRQLIFKEIDDLIIDSLGIVCFISFFVGGVVAIQTALNLTNPLIPKYLIGFATRQSVILEFAPTFISVIMAGKMGSFITSSIGTMRVTEQIDALEVMGVNSLNYLVFPKIIALLLYPFVIGISMFLGIFGGWLAGVYGGFTSSNDFIIGAQIEFIPFHIVYAFIKTLIFAMLLATIPSFHGYYMKGGALEVGKASTVSFVWTSVSIILFNYILTQLLLGS, encoded by the coding sequence ATGATGCTAATTCGTTACTTATCCCAGGTTGGGAAATATTTTTTAATGCTGAAAGAGATTTTCAATAAACAGACTAAATGGCCTGTTATGCGACAATTAATTTTTAAAGAAATTGATGATTTAATTATTGACTCTCTTGGTATCGTTTGCTTTATCTCTTTCTTTGTTGGAGGTGTTGTTGCGATTCAAACGGCTTTAAACTTAACTAATCCTTTAATCCCAAAATATTTAATTGGTTTTGCTACACGTCAATCTGTGATTTTGGAGTTTGCTCCTACTTTTATTTCGGTAATTATGGCCGGAAAAATGGGATCCTTTATTACTTCAAGTATCGGAACGATGCGTGTTACAGAGCAAATCGATGCTTTGGAAGTTATGGGTGTAAACTCTCTTAACTACCTTGTTTTTCCTAAAATTATTGCTTTACTATTGTATCCTTTTGTGATTGGTATCAGTATGTTCTTGGGAATTTTCGGCGGATGGCTGGCAGGTGTTTACGGAGGTTTTACCAGCAGTAATGACTTTATCATTGGAGCCCAAATAGAATTCATTCCTTTTCACATCGTCTATGCTTTTATTAAAACTTTAATATTTGCTATGCTGTTGGCTACCATTCCTTCTTTTCATGGTTATTATATGAAAGGTGGTGCACTTGAGGTAGGTAAGGCCAGTACAGTATCGTTTGTTTGGACTTCGGTTTCCATCATTCTTTTTAATTATATACTAACACAATTGTTACTAGGATCATGA
- a CDS encoding ABC transporter ATP-binding protein → MIEVKNLEKSFGDSKVLKGVSTVFETGKTNLIIGQSGSGKTVLLKSLLGIHTPDNGTIEFDGRVYSELDPDEKRELRTEIGMVFQGSALFDSMTVEENVAFPLKMFTNDNRAKIKERVDFVLERVNLIDAHKKLPSEISGGMQKRVAIARAIVNNPKYLFCDEPNSGLDPNTSTLIDNLIKEITEEYNITTVINTHDMNSVMEIGENIVFLKKGVKAWQGTKEEIFRTDNEAIVKFVYSSNLFKKVREAYLKG, encoded by the coding sequence ATGATAGAAGTAAAAAATTTAGAAAAATCATTTGGCGACAGCAAGGTTCTGAAAGGTGTTTCGACGGTTTTTGAAACTGGAAAAACGAACTTGATTATTGGACAAAGTGGATCCGGAAAAACCGTTTTATTAAAAAGTCTGTTAGGGATTCATACTCCCGATAATGGAACCATTGAGTTTGATGGCCGCGTTTATTCAGAACTGGATCCGGATGAAAAAAGAGAATTACGAACTGAAATCGGAATGGTTTTTCAGGGAAGTGCTTTGTTTGATTCGATGACTGTTGAAGAAAATGTCGCATTCCCTCTAAAAATGTTTACCAACGATAACAGAGCCAAAATCAAAGAACGTGTTGATTTTGTTCTGGAAAGAGTAAACTTAATTGATGCCCATAAAAAATTACCTTCTGAAATTTCAGGAGGGATGCAGAAACGTGTTGCGATTGCACGTGCTATTGTAAATAATCCGAAATACTTATTTTGTGACGAACCTAACTCAGGTCTGGACCCAAATACTTCTACCCTGATTGATAATCTGATCAAAGAAATTACAGAAGAGTACAACATTACTACGGTTATCAATACGCACGATATGAACTCGGTGATGGAAATTGGTGAAAACATTGTATTCCTGAAAAAAGGAGTAAAAGCGTGGCAGGGAACTAAAGAAGAAATCTTTAGAACGGACAACGAAGCAATTGTAAAATTCGTTTATTCTTCTAATCTGTTTAAAAAAGTACGAGAGGCTTATTTGAAAGGATAA
- a CDS encoding SprT-like domain-containing protein gives MNETLAKYIPEHAVRPVFDLIVTNQVHLKIVNERQTRHGDYRRGPSGKHEITVNASLNKYRFLITLIHEISHLVAFEKFGRNIKPHGNEWKFTFQRMMVPFIRPEIFPSTLLPLLARHFKNPSASSDTDTTLSLALKQYDADNDKNYIFEIPYGSVFRIKNGKIFKKLAVRTKRFECIEISSGKTYLFNPNAEVELM, from the coding sequence GTGAACGAAACCCTTGCAAAATATATACCGGAGCATGCTGTAAGGCCTGTTTTTGATTTGATTGTTACCAATCAGGTTCATCTGAAAATCGTAAATGAGCGTCAGACACGTCATGGAGATTACAGAAGAGGACCTAGTGGCAAACATGAAATTACGGTGAATGCAAGTTTGAATAAATATCGTTTTCTGATTACGCTGATACATGAAATTTCACATTTGGTAGCGTTCGAAAAGTTTGGCAGAAATATTAAACCTCATGGAAATGAATGGAAGTTTACTTTTCAAAGAATGATGGTTCCTTTTATTCGTCCTGAGATTTTTCCAAGTACTTTATTGCCGTTATTAGCCCGACATTTTAAGAACCCTTCAGCAAGTAGTGATACCGATACGACCTTGTCTTTGGCCTTAAAACAATACGATGCGGACAACGATAAGAACTATATTTTTGAAATTCCCTACGGAAGTGTATTCCGGATAAAAAATGGTAAAATATTCAAGAAACTGGCCGTTAGAACCAAACGTTTTGAATGCATCGAAATTAGCTCAGGAAAAACATACCTGTTTAATCCAAATGCCGAAGTGGAGTTAATGTAA
- a CDS encoding SDR family NAD(P)-dependent oxidoreductase → MKNIIVTGTSRGIGYELALQFANAGHQVLAISRKIPQALLEHQNISCLSVDLADEAVLQEVDQFLSTTWKRVDTVIHNAGALLLKPFAETTQADFESIYKVNVFAVASLTRICLPYLQKGSHVVTISSMGGVRGSLKFAGLAAYSSSKGAVITLTELLAEEYKEKGISFNVLALGSVQTEMLNEAFPGYQAPISAEGMATYIYDFALNGNKYFNGKVLEVSSTNP, encoded by the coding sequence ATGAAAAATATTATTGTTACCGGAACCAGTCGTGGAATTGGTTACGAATTGGCATTGCAGTTTGCCAATGCGGGTCATCAGGTTTTGGCCATTTCAAGAAAAATACCTCAGGCACTTTTAGAGCATCAAAACATTAGCTGTCTGTCTGTCGATTTGGCGGACGAAGCAGTATTGCAGGAAGTAGATCAGTTTCTTTCGACTACCTGGAAGAGAGTGGATACTGTGATTCACAATGCAGGCGCATTGCTGTTAAAGCCTTTTGCCGAAACAACCCAGGCTGATTTTGAAAGTATTTATAAAGTGAATGTTTTTGCGGTTGCCAGCTTAACGCGTATTTGTCTTCCTTATCTTCAAAAAGGAAGCCATGTAGTGACAATCAGTTCTATGGGTGGCGTAAGAGGAAGTCTGAAATTTGCAGGTTTAGCGGCTTATAGTTCCAGTAAGGGAGCTGTAATTACTTTAACCGAATTACTGGCGGAAGAATATAAAGAAAAAGGAATTTCATTTAATGTTTTAGCGCTGGGTTCCGTTCAGACTGAAATGCTAAACGAAGCTTTCCCGGGTTATCAGGCACCAATATCTGCCGAAGGAATGGCAACTTACATTTATGATTTTGCACTTAACGGAAATAAATATTTCAACGGAAAGGTTTTAGAAGTTTCGTCGACTAATCCATAA
- a CDS encoding M20/M25/M40 family metallo-hydrolase yields MKKLYFLLPFVFLACKSNPGGITTTSSTTVSKPIEVAYKVKESEVSDFLKALSSDEMEGRETGTKGIEKAAAFLEDFLKKNHVKPYFTTYKDTLTNFKTPAYNIVGVIEGTDLVLKNEFVVLSAHYDHIGLEKKQQADVVFNGANDDASGVTAVAEMAKYFSETKSNKRSILVVFFAGEEKGLLGSKSLVQKLKKKDFNLYTQLNIEMIGVPMKRDYLAYITGFDKTNMAAKINEYTGKKTIGFLPKEAEYKLFYRSDNYSFYDAFKKPCQSISTFDFENFDFYHHVSDEFKVMDIPHMTSFIQELLPAVTKIAITPTEEIVMNK; encoded by the coding sequence ATGAAAAAACTTTATTTTTTACTTCCTTTTGTTTTTCTGGCCTGTAAATCGAATCCTGGCGGAATAACCACAACATCTTCAACAACTGTTTCAAAACCTATTGAAGTTGCTTATAAAGTAAAAGAATCTGAAGTTTCGGATTTTCTGAAAGCATTGTCTTCTGATGAGATGGAAGGCCGTGAAACGGGAACAAAAGGAATCGAAAAGGCAGCCGCTTTTTTAGAAGATTTTTTAAAGAAGAACCATGTGAAGCCTTATTTCACAACTTATAAAGACACCTTAACCAATTTTAAAACACCTGCCTATAATATTGTGGGAGTGATAGAAGGAACTGATCTGGTATTGAAAAATGAGTTCGTGGTTCTCAGTGCGCATTACGATCACATCGGATTAGAGAAAAAACAACAGGCAGATGTTGTTTTTAACGGAGCGAATGATGATGCATCGGGAGTTACAGCAGTTGCAGAGATGGCAAAGTATTTTAGCGAAACAAAATCGAACAAACGCAGTATTTTGGTTGTGTTTTTTGCCGGGGAAGAAAAAGGATTATTAGGTTCTAAAAGCCTCGTCCAAAAACTTAAAAAGAAAGATTTTAATTTATACACACAATTGAATATTGAAATGATTGGTGTACCTATGAAACGGGATTATCTGGCGTACATCACCGGTTTTGACAAAACCAATATGGCTGCGAAAATAAACGAATACACCGGTAAAAAGACGATTGGTTTTTTACCAAAAGAAGCAGAATACAAACTGTTTTATAGATCGGATAATTATTCTTTTTATGACGCATTCAAAAAACCATGTCAGTCTATAAGTACTTTCGACTTCGAAAACTTTGACTTTTACCATCATGTTTCAGATGAATTCAAAGTAATGGATATTCCACATATGACTTCTTTTATTCAGGAGCTTCTGCCCGCAGTGACCAAAATTGCGATCACACCCACAGAGGAAATTGTGATGAATAAATAA